The genomic region CGTCGTCGACGGCGACCAGTACCTGGGCGCGAAGGGCGACGGCAAGTTCCTCAAGCGGGGCCTCAGCCAGTACCTCACCTGATCCGTACCACCCCGTGTCCCACTTCTGGTCGCCTGGCGAAGCCGCAGGCGACCAGAAGTGGGACATGAACCACACCGACACCAGAGAGGCAGGGATCGACATGGACTTCGGCGTCGTCCTGCAGACCAACCCGCCCGCCGCACGCACCGTGCAGCTGGCCAAACTGGCCGAGGCCCACAGCTTCAGCCACGTGTGGACCTTCGACTCCCACCTGCTGTGGCAGGAGCCGTACGTCATCTACTCGGCGATCCTCGCCGAGACCAAGCGCGTCACCGTCGGCCCGTTCGTCACGAACCCCGCCACGCGCGACTGGACGGTCACGGCATCCGTGTTCGCCACGCTCAACGAGATGTACGGCAACCGCACGATCTGCGGCATCGGCCGCGGTGACTCCGCGGTGCGCGTCACCAACGGGCGCCCGTCGTCGATGGCCGAGCTGCGCGAGTCGATCCACGTCATCCGCGAGCTCGCGAACTCACGCCCGGTCGAGTACAAGGGCTCGACGCTGCAGTTCCCATGGAGCCGCGGATCGAAGCTCGACATGTGGGTCGCAGCGTACGGCCCCATGGCGCTCAAGCTCACCGGTGAGGTCGGCGACGGCTTCATCCTCCAGCTGGCCGACCTCGACATCGCCGCGTGGATGATCAAGACCGTGCGGGATGCCGCCGAGGCGGCGGGTCGCAACCCCGACGACATCGCGTTCTGCGTCGCCGCCCCGATGTACATCGGCGACGACATCGAGCACATGCGCGACCAGACGCGCTGGTTCGG from Microbacter sp. GSS18 harbors:
- a CDS encoding TIGR03842 family LLM class F420-dependent oxidoreductase — translated: MNHTDTREAGIDMDFGVVLQTNPPAARTVQLAKLAEAHSFSHVWTFDSHLLWQEPYVIYSAILAETKRVTVGPFVTNPATRDWTVTASVFATLNEMYGNRTICGIGRGDSAVRVTNGRPSSMAELRESIHVIRELANSRPVEYKGSTLQFPWSRGSKLDMWVAAYGPMALKLTGEVGDGFILQLADLDIAAWMIKTVRDAAEAAGRNPDDIAFCVAAPMYIGDDIEHMRDQTRWFGGMVGNHVADIVSKYGHQGDGVPQALTDYIAGRTGYDYNTHGKADNDHVDFVPDEIVDRFCVLGTAEQHIEKLKALADLGVTQFAGYLQHDNKEETMRVYGETVIPALTEHVTAKA